From the Equus przewalskii isolate Varuska chromosome 19, EquPr2, whole genome shotgun sequence genome, one window contains:
- the CUL7 gene encoding cullin-7 isoform X2 gives MVGELRYREFRVPLGPGLHAYPDELIRQRVGHDGHPEYQIRWLILRRGDDGEGGSGQVDCKAEHILLWMSNDEIYANCHKMLGEDGQVIGPSQETGGEAGALDKSVLGEMETDVKSLIQRALRQLEECVGSIPPAPLLHTVHVLSAYASIEPLTGVFKDPRVLDLLMHMLSSPDYQIRWSAGRMIQALASHDAGTRTQILLSLSQQEAIEKHLDFDSRCALLALFAQATLSEHPMSFEGIQLPQVPGRLLFSLVKHYLHVTFLLDKLNDSAAEPGMQNNSAPEELSGERGRLELEFSMAMGTLISELVQAMRWDWASSRQGPLARSSCSIFQPQLTDAGPGLPPAQAQPSLRRSRRFRPRSEFASGNTYALYVRDTLQPGMRVRMLDDYEEISAGDEGEFRQSNSGVPPVQVLWESTGRTYWVHWHMLEILGFEEDIENVVKADEYKGAVVTGALGAALPSWRWKPMTELYAVPCVLPEDEDTEESEHLTQAEWWELLFFIKKLDGPDHQEVLQILQENLDGEILDDEVLAELAVPMELAQDLLLALPQRLDDSALRDLFNCRVYRKYGPEALAGQPAYASLLEAQAQPQESADAARVEAKEPPTQCPNTPLRRLAEGYGQPGKIFLDLEQALSSEGARDSEVKPLLLQLQRQPQPFLVLMRSLDTPAANKSLHLTVLRILTQLVDFPEALLLPWHEAMDACMACLRSPDTDREVLQELIFFLHHLASVSRDYAVVLNQLGARDAISKALEKHLGKLELAQELRDMVFKCEKHAHLYRKLTTNILGGCIQMVLGQIEDHRRTHRPINIPFFDVFLRHLCQGSSVEVKEEKCWEKVEVSSNPHRASKLTDRNPKTYWESNGSAGSHYITLHMHQGVLIRQLTLLVAGEDSSYMPARVIVFGGDSTSSLNTELNSVNVMPSASRLILLENLNRFWPIIQIRIKRCQQGGIDTRIRGLEVLGPKPTFWPVFQEQLCRHTRLFYMVRAQAWSQDIAEDRRSLLHLSSRLHGALRHEQNFADGFLPDNEAAQALGKTCWEALVSPLVQNITSPDEDGVSPLGWLLDQYLECREAAHNPQSRAAAFSSRVRRLTHLLVHVEPCEVPPLVVATPRPQGRNRSHDWSSLATRGLPSSIMRNLTRCWGAVVEEQVSEQFARHIDQRIQGSRIGGARGMEMLAQLQRCLETVLVFSGLEIATTFEYYYQHYMADRLLGVGSSWLEGAVLEQIGLCFPNRLPQQMLRSLSTSEELQRQFHVYQLQRLDQELLKLEDTEKKMQGGHGASGKEYERENEEEAEEAGAAAAAADKAEVEEEEENEDLYYEGAMPEVSVLVLSPRCWPIASICHTLNPKICLPSYLRGTLNRYSNFYNKSQSYPVVERGPQRRLQWTWLGRAELQFGDQTLHVSTVQMWLLLYLNDLKEVSVESLLALSGLSQDMLNQAIGPLTSLRGPLDLHEQKDVPGGVLKIRDASEEPRPRRGNVWLIPPQTYLKAEDEEGRNLEKRRNLLNCLIVRILKAHGDEGLHIDQLVCLVLEAWQKGPCPPRGLVSSLGRGSACSSTDVLSCILHLLGKGTVRRHDDRPQTLSYAVPVTVMEPHTESLNPGSSGPNPPLTFHTLQIRSRGVPYASCTGTQSFSTFR, from the exons ATGGTGGGGGAGCTCCGCTACAGGGAATTCAGAGTGCCCCTGGGGCCCGGCTTGCACGCCTACCCTGATGAGCTGATCCGCCAGCGGGTGGGCCACGATGGGCATCCTGAGTACCAGATCCGCTGGCTCATCCTCAGGCGTGGGGATGATGGGGAAGGGGGCTCTGGCCAAGTGGATTGCAAGGCTGAGCACATCCTGCTATGGATGTCCAACGACGAGATCTATGCCAACTGCCACAAGATGCTGGGCGAGGATGGCCAGGTCATCGGGCCCTCCCAGGAGactggaggggaggctggggcccTGGACAAGTCTGTGCTGGGGGAGATGGAAACCGACGTGAAGTCTCTGATTCAGAGGGCGCTTCGGCAGCTGGAGGAGTGTGTGGGCAGCATCCCCCCTGCTCCTCTGCTTCACACTGTCCATGTGCTCAGCGCTTACGCCAGCATCGAGCCCCTCACTGGGGTGTTCAAAGACCCAAGGGTCCTTGACTTGCTCATGCACATGTTGAGCAGTCCCGATTATCAGATTCGCTGGAGCGCGGGCCGGATGATACAAGCCCTGGCATCCCATGATGCTG GCACCCGGACCCAGATTCTTCTGTCACTGAGCCAACAAGAGGCCATTGAGAAGCACCTGGATTTTGACAGCCGCTGTGCTCTGCTGGCTCTGTTTGCACAGGCCACACTCTCTGAACACCCCATGTCTTTCGAGGGCATTCAACTGCCACAG GTCCCGGGAAGGCTGCTCTTTTCCTTGGTGAAGCACTATTTGCATGTCACCTTCCTCCTCGATAAGCTGAATGACAGTGCTGCAGAACCAGGAATGCAGAACAACTCTGCCCCCGAGGAGTTGAGTGGGGAGAGGGGTCGGCTGGAGCTGGAGTTCAGCATGGCCAtgggcaccctgatctcagagcTGGTGCAGGCCATGCGCTGGGACTGGGCCTCAAGCAGACAGGGGCCCTTGGCACGGTCCTCCTGTTCCATcttccagccccagctgacagATGCCGGCCCAGGGCTGCCgcctgcccaggcccagccctcccTCAGGAGGTCAAGGCGGTTTCGCCCTCGCTCTGAGTTTGCAAGTGGCAATACCTATGCCTTGTATGTGCGGGATACGCTGCAGCCAGGGATGCGAGTGCGGATGCTGGATGATTACGAGGAGATCAGTGCTGGGGACGAGGGCGAGTTCCGTCAGAGCAACAGTGGCGTGCCCCCTGTGCAG GTGTTGTGGGAGTCGACGGGCCGTACCTATTGGGTACACTGGCACATGCTGGAGATTCTGGGCTTTGAGGAAGACATTGAGAATGTGGTCAAGGCTGATGAGTACAAGGGGGCGGTGGTCACTGGAGCCCTGGGTGCAG CCCTGCCATCCTGGCGGTGGAAGCCCATGACAGAGCTCTATGCTGTGCCCTGCGTGCTGCCTgaggatgaggacactgaggagaGTGAACACCTGACCCAGGCCGAGTGGTGGGAGCTCCTCTTCTTCATCAAGAAGCTGGATGGACCTGACCATCAGGAGGTTCTCCAGATCCTCCAGGAGAACCTGGATGGGGAG ATTCTGGATGATGAGGTCCTGGCTGAGCTGGCCGTGCCCATGGAGTTGGCCCAAGACttgctgctggctctgccacaGCGACTTGATGACAGCGCTCTCAGGGACCTGTTCAACTGCCGAGTCTACAGGAAATATGGGCCCGAGGCCCTGGCAGGGCAGCCAGCTTACGCATCCCTGCTGGAAGCTCAGGCCCAGCCTCAGGAATCAGCAGATGCAGCCAGAGTGGAAG CAAAAGAACCCCCGACTCAGTGCCCCAACACTCCCCTGCGGCGTCTGGCAGAGGGTTATGGTCAGCCTGGGAAAATCTTCCTGGATCTGGAGCAAGCCCTCAGCTCAGAGGGGGCCCGGGACAGTGAAGTCAAGCCattgctgctgcagctgcagaGACAGCCCCAGCCGTTCCTCGTGCTCATGCGGAGCCTTGATACTCCAGCGGCCAACAAGTCCCTGCACCTGACCGTTCTGAG AATCCTCACGCAACTGGTGGACTTTCCCGAGGCGCTGCTGCTCCCCTGGCACGAGGCCATGGATGCCTGCATGGCCTGCCTGCGGTCCCCAGACACTGACCGAGAG GTGCTTCAGGAACTGATCTTCTTCCTGCACCACCTGGCCTCGGTGAGCAGGGACTATGCTGTGGTGCTTAATCAGCTGGGAGCCCGAGATGCCATCTCCAAGGCCCTGGAAAAGCACCTGGGAAAGCTGGAGCTGGCTCAGGAGCTGCGGGACATGGTCTTCAAGTGTGAGAAGCATGCCCACCTCTACCGGAAACTCACCACCAACATCCTGGGAGGCTGTATCCAG ATGGTGCTGGGCCAGATTGAAGACCACAGACGAACCCACCGACCCATCAACATCCCCTTCTTTGACGTGTTCCTCAGGCATCTCTGCCAGG GCTCCAGTGTGGAAGTGAAGGAGGAGAAGTGCTGGGAGAAGGTGGAGGTGTCCTCCAACCCGCACCGGGCCAGCAAGCTGACGGACCGCAACCCCAAGACCTACTGGGAGTCCAATGGCAGCGCCGGCTCCCACTACATCACCTTGCACATGCACCAGGGTGTCCTCATCAG GCAGCTCACTCTGCTGGTGGCTGGCGAAGACTCGAGCTACATGCCAGCCAGAGTGATAGTGTTTGGGGGTGACAGCACCAGCTCTCTTAACACAGAACTCAACTCG GTCAATGTGATGCCCTCTGCCAGCCGGCTGATCCTCCTGGAGAACCTGAACCGCTTCTGGCCCATCATCCAGATCCGCATAAAGCGCTGCCAGCAG GGTGGCATCGACACGCGCATTCGGGGATTGGAGGTCTTGGGCCCCAAGCCCACGTTCTGGCCAGTGTTCCAGGAGCAGCTGTGTCGTCACACACGCCTCTTCTACATGGTTCGGGCACAGGCCTGGAGCCAGGACATAGCAGAGGACCGCAGGAGCCTCCTGCACCTGAGTTCTag ACTCCATGGGGCTCTGCGCCATGAGCAGAATTTTGCTGATGGCTTCCTCCCTGACAACGAGGCCGCCCAAGCTCTGGGCAAGACCTGCTGGGAAGCCCTGGTCAGCCCACTGGTGCAGAACATCACCTCCCCTG ATGAGGATGGTGTCAGCCCCCTGGGCTGGCTGCTGGACCAGTACTTGGAGTGTCGGGAAGCTGCCCACAACCCCCAGAGCCGCGCTGCAGCTTTCTCCTCGCGGGTGCGCCGCCTCACCCACCTGCTGGTGCATGTGGAGCCCTGTGAGGTGCCCCCTCTGGTGGTGGCCACTCCTCGGCCCC AGGGCAGAAACAGAAGCCATGACTGGAGCTCCCTGGCTACCCGGGGACTTCCCAGCAGCATCATGAGAAACCTGACCCGCTGCTGGGGAGCCGTGGTGGAGGAGCAG GTGAGTGAGCAGTTCGCTCGGCACATTGACCAGAGGATCCAGGGCAGCCGGATTGGGGGTGCCCGGGGAATGGAGATGCTGGCGCAACTGCAGCGATGCCTGGAAACTGTCCTGGTTTTCTCTGGCCTGGAGATAGCCACCACCTTTGAGTATTACTACCA ACACTACATGGCGGACCGTCTCCTGGGCGTGGGCTCGAGCTGGCTGGAGGGGGCCGTGCTGGAGCAGATCGGCCTCTGCTTCCCCAACCGCCTCCCCCAGCAGATGTTGCGGAGTCTGAGCACCTCCGAGGAGCTGCAGCGCCAGTTCCACGTCTACCAGCTCCAGCGGCTCGACCAGGAACTCCTGAAGctggaggacacagagaaaaagatGCAG GGGGGCCATGGGGCCAGTGGCAAGGAGTATGAGAGAGAGAAcgaagaggaagctgaggaagctggggcagcggcagcagcagcagataaagcagaggtggaggaggaggaggagaatgaggacCTCTACTATGAAGGGGCAATGCCAGAAGTGTCTGTGCTAGTCCTGTCACCACGCTGCTGGCCCATTGCCTCCATCTGCCACACGCTGAACCCCAAAATCTGCCTGCCTTCCTACCTGAGGGGCACTTTGAACCGATACTCCAACTTCTACAACAAGA GTCAGAGCTACCCTGTCGTAGAGCGGGGCCCACAGAGGCGACTGCAGTGGACGTGGCTGGGCCGGGCTGAGCTGCAGTTTGGAGACCAGACCCTGCATGTGTCCACCGTGCAGATGTGGCTGCTGCTGTACCTCAACGACCTGAAG gAGGTCTCTGTGGAAAGTCTGCTGGCTCTCTCAGGGCTTTCTCAAGACATGCTGAATCAGGCAATTGGGCCTCTTACCTCTTTAAGAGGCCCCCTAGACCTTCACGAGCAAAAGGACGTCCCAGGAG GGGTACTCAAGATTCGAGATGCCAGTGAGGAGCCCAGGCCAAGGAGGGGCAATGTGTGGCTCATCCCACCTCAGACATACCTGAAAGCTGAGGATGAAGAGGGCCGGAACCTGGAGAAGAGACGGAACCTTCTGAACTGCCTCATTGTCCGAATCCTCAAGGCCCATGGGGACGAGGGGCTGCACATTGACCAGCttgtctgtctg GTGCTGGAGGCTTGGCAGAAGGGCCCATGTCCTCCCAGGGGTTTGGTCAGCAGCCTTGGCAGGGGGTCTGCCTGCAGCAGCACCGATGTCCTCTCCTGCATCCTACATCTCCTGGGCAAGGGCACAGTGAGACGCCATGATGACCGGCCCCAGACACTGTCCTATGCAGTCCCTGTGACAGTGATGGAGCCTCACACCGAGTCCCTGAACCCAGGCTCCTCGGGCCCCAATCCACCCCTCACCTTCCACACCCTGCAGATTCGCTCGCGGGGTGTGCCCTATGCCTCCTGCACTGGCACCCAGAGCTTCTCTACCTTCCGGTAG
- the CUL7 gene encoding cullin-7 isoform X1: protein MVGELRYREFRVPLGPGLHAYPDELIRQRVGHDGHPEYQIRWLILRRGDDGEGGSGQVDCKAEHILLWMSNDEIYANCHKMLGEDGQVIGPSQETGGEAGALDKSVLGEMETDVKSLIQRALRQLEECVGSIPPAPLLHTVHVLSAYASIEPLTGVFKDPRVLDLLMHMLSSPDYQIRWSAGRMIQALASHDAGTRTQILLSLSQQEAIEKHLDFDSRCALLALFAQATLSEHPMSFEGIQLPQVPGRLLFSLVKHYLHVTFLLDKLNDSAAEPGMQNNSAPEELSGERGRLELEFSMAMGTLISELVQAMRWDWASSRQGPLARSSCSIFQPQLTDAGPGLPPAQAQPSLRRSRRFRPRSEFASGNTYALYVRDTLQPGMRVRMLDDYEEISAGDEGEFRQSNSGVPPVQVLWESTGRTYWVHWHMLEILGFEEDIENVVKADEYKGAVVTGALGAALPSWRWKPMTELYAVPCVLPEDEDTEESEHLTQAEWWELLFFIKKLDGPDHQEVLQILQENLDGEILDDEVLAELAVPMELAQDLLLALPQRLDDSALRDLFNCRVYRKYGPEALAGQPAYASLLEAQAQPQESADAARVEAKEPPTQCPNTPLRRLAEGYGQPGKIFLDLEQALSSEGARDSEVKPLLLQLQRQPQPFLVLMRSLDTPAANKSLHLTVLRILTQLVDFPEALLLPWHEAMDACMACLRSPDTDREVLQELIFFLHHLASVSRDYAVVLNQLGARDAISKALEKHLGKLELAQELRDMVFKCEKHAHLYRKLTTNILGGCIQMVLGQIEDHRRTHRPINIPFFDVFLRHLCQGSSVEVKEEKCWEKVEVSSNPHRASKLTDRNPKTYWESNGSAGSHYITLHMHQGVLIRQLTLLVAGEDSSYMPARVIVFGGDSTSSLNTELNSVNVMPSASRLILLENLNRFWPIIQIRIKRCQQGGIDTRIRGLEVLGPKPTFWPVFQEQLCRHTRLFYMVRAQAWSQDIAEDRRSLLHLSSRLHGALRHEQNFADGFLPDNEAAQALGKTCWEALVSPLVQNITSPDEDGVSPLGWLLDQYLECREAAHNPQSRAAAFSSRVRRLTHLLVHVEPCEVPPLVVATPRPQGRNRSHDWSSLATRGLPSSIMRNLTRCWGAVVEEQVNNFLTSHWRDDDFVPRYCEHFNNLQKSSSELFGPRAAFLLALQNGCAGALLKLSFLKAAHVSEQFARHIDQRIQGSRIGGARGMEMLAQLQRCLETVLVFSGLEIATTFEYYYQHYMADRLLGVGSSWLEGAVLEQIGLCFPNRLPQQMLRSLSTSEELQRQFHVYQLQRLDQELLKLEDTEKKMQGGHGASGKEYERENEEEAEEAGAAAAAADKAEVEEEEENEDLYYEGAMPEVSVLVLSPRCWPIASICHTLNPKICLPSYLRGTLNRYSNFYNKSQSYPVVERGPQRRLQWTWLGRAELQFGDQTLHVSTVQMWLLLYLNDLKEVSVESLLALSGLSQDMLNQAIGPLTSLRGPLDLHEQKDVPGGVLKIRDASEEPRPRRGNVWLIPPQTYLKAEDEEGRNLEKRRNLLNCLIVRILKAHGDEGLHIDQLVCLVLEAWQKGPCPPRGLVSSLGRGSACSSTDVLSCILHLLGKGTVRRHDDRPQTLSYAVPVTVMEPHTESLNPGSSGPNPPLTFHTLQIRSRGVPYASCTGTQSFSTFR, encoded by the exons ATGGTGGGGGAGCTCCGCTACAGGGAATTCAGAGTGCCCCTGGGGCCCGGCTTGCACGCCTACCCTGATGAGCTGATCCGCCAGCGGGTGGGCCACGATGGGCATCCTGAGTACCAGATCCGCTGGCTCATCCTCAGGCGTGGGGATGATGGGGAAGGGGGCTCTGGCCAAGTGGATTGCAAGGCTGAGCACATCCTGCTATGGATGTCCAACGACGAGATCTATGCCAACTGCCACAAGATGCTGGGCGAGGATGGCCAGGTCATCGGGCCCTCCCAGGAGactggaggggaggctggggcccTGGACAAGTCTGTGCTGGGGGAGATGGAAACCGACGTGAAGTCTCTGATTCAGAGGGCGCTTCGGCAGCTGGAGGAGTGTGTGGGCAGCATCCCCCCTGCTCCTCTGCTTCACACTGTCCATGTGCTCAGCGCTTACGCCAGCATCGAGCCCCTCACTGGGGTGTTCAAAGACCCAAGGGTCCTTGACTTGCTCATGCACATGTTGAGCAGTCCCGATTATCAGATTCGCTGGAGCGCGGGCCGGATGATACAAGCCCTGGCATCCCATGATGCTG GCACCCGGACCCAGATTCTTCTGTCACTGAGCCAACAAGAGGCCATTGAGAAGCACCTGGATTTTGACAGCCGCTGTGCTCTGCTGGCTCTGTTTGCACAGGCCACACTCTCTGAACACCCCATGTCTTTCGAGGGCATTCAACTGCCACAG GTCCCGGGAAGGCTGCTCTTTTCCTTGGTGAAGCACTATTTGCATGTCACCTTCCTCCTCGATAAGCTGAATGACAGTGCTGCAGAACCAGGAATGCAGAACAACTCTGCCCCCGAGGAGTTGAGTGGGGAGAGGGGTCGGCTGGAGCTGGAGTTCAGCATGGCCAtgggcaccctgatctcagagcTGGTGCAGGCCATGCGCTGGGACTGGGCCTCAAGCAGACAGGGGCCCTTGGCACGGTCCTCCTGTTCCATcttccagccccagctgacagATGCCGGCCCAGGGCTGCCgcctgcccaggcccagccctcccTCAGGAGGTCAAGGCGGTTTCGCCCTCGCTCTGAGTTTGCAAGTGGCAATACCTATGCCTTGTATGTGCGGGATACGCTGCAGCCAGGGATGCGAGTGCGGATGCTGGATGATTACGAGGAGATCAGTGCTGGGGACGAGGGCGAGTTCCGTCAGAGCAACAGTGGCGTGCCCCCTGTGCAG GTGTTGTGGGAGTCGACGGGCCGTACCTATTGGGTACACTGGCACATGCTGGAGATTCTGGGCTTTGAGGAAGACATTGAGAATGTGGTCAAGGCTGATGAGTACAAGGGGGCGGTGGTCACTGGAGCCCTGGGTGCAG CCCTGCCATCCTGGCGGTGGAAGCCCATGACAGAGCTCTATGCTGTGCCCTGCGTGCTGCCTgaggatgaggacactgaggagaGTGAACACCTGACCCAGGCCGAGTGGTGGGAGCTCCTCTTCTTCATCAAGAAGCTGGATGGACCTGACCATCAGGAGGTTCTCCAGATCCTCCAGGAGAACCTGGATGGGGAG ATTCTGGATGATGAGGTCCTGGCTGAGCTGGCCGTGCCCATGGAGTTGGCCCAAGACttgctgctggctctgccacaGCGACTTGATGACAGCGCTCTCAGGGACCTGTTCAACTGCCGAGTCTACAGGAAATATGGGCCCGAGGCCCTGGCAGGGCAGCCAGCTTACGCATCCCTGCTGGAAGCTCAGGCCCAGCCTCAGGAATCAGCAGATGCAGCCAGAGTGGAAG CAAAAGAACCCCCGACTCAGTGCCCCAACACTCCCCTGCGGCGTCTGGCAGAGGGTTATGGTCAGCCTGGGAAAATCTTCCTGGATCTGGAGCAAGCCCTCAGCTCAGAGGGGGCCCGGGACAGTGAAGTCAAGCCattgctgctgcagctgcagaGACAGCCCCAGCCGTTCCTCGTGCTCATGCGGAGCCTTGATACTCCAGCGGCCAACAAGTCCCTGCACCTGACCGTTCTGAG AATCCTCACGCAACTGGTGGACTTTCCCGAGGCGCTGCTGCTCCCCTGGCACGAGGCCATGGATGCCTGCATGGCCTGCCTGCGGTCCCCAGACACTGACCGAGAG GTGCTTCAGGAACTGATCTTCTTCCTGCACCACCTGGCCTCGGTGAGCAGGGACTATGCTGTGGTGCTTAATCAGCTGGGAGCCCGAGATGCCATCTCCAAGGCCCTGGAAAAGCACCTGGGAAAGCTGGAGCTGGCTCAGGAGCTGCGGGACATGGTCTTCAAGTGTGAGAAGCATGCCCACCTCTACCGGAAACTCACCACCAACATCCTGGGAGGCTGTATCCAG ATGGTGCTGGGCCAGATTGAAGACCACAGACGAACCCACCGACCCATCAACATCCCCTTCTTTGACGTGTTCCTCAGGCATCTCTGCCAGG GCTCCAGTGTGGAAGTGAAGGAGGAGAAGTGCTGGGAGAAGGTGGAGGTGTCCTCCAACCCGCACCGGGCCAGCAAGCTGACGGACCGCAACCCCAAGACCTACTGGGAGTCCAATGGCAGCGCCGGCTCCCACTACATCACCTTGCACATGCACCAGGGTGTCCTCATCAG GCAGCTCACTCTGCTGGTGGCTGGCGAAGACTCGAGCTACATGCCAGCCAGAGTGATAGTGTTTGGGGGTGACAGCACCAGCTCTCTTAACACAGAACTCAACTCG GTCAATGTGATGCCCTCTGCCAGCCGGCTGATCCTCCTGGAGAACCTGAACCGCTTCTGGCCCATCATCCAGATCCGCATAAAGCGCTGCCAGCAG GGTGGCATCGACACGCGCATTCGGGGATTGGAGGTCTTGGGCCCCAAGCCCACGTTCTGGCCAGTGTTCCAGGAGCAGCTGTGTCGTCACACACGCCTCTTCTACATGGTTCGGGCACAGGCCTGGAGCCAGGACATAGCAGAGGACCGCAGGAGCCTCCTGCACCTGAGTTCTag ACTCCATGGGGCTCTGCGCCATGAGCAGAATTTTGCTGATGGCTTCCTCCCTGACAACGAGGCCGCCCAAGCTCTGGGCAAGACCTGCTGGGAAGCCCTGGTCAGCCCACTGGTGCAGAACATCACCTCCCCTG ATGAGGATGGTGTCAGCCCCCTGGGCTGGCTGCTGGACCAGTACTTGGAGTGTCGGGAAGCTGCCCACAACCCCCAGAGCCGCGCTGCAGCTTTCTCCTCGCGGGTGCGCCGCCTCACCCACCTGCTGGTGCATGTGGAGCCCTGTGAGGTGCCCCCTCTGGTGGTGGCCACTCCTCGGCCCC AGGGCAGAAACAGAAGCCATGACTGGAGCTCCCTGGCTACCCGGGGACTTCCCAGCAGCATCATGAGAAACCTGACCCGCTGCTGGGGAGCCGTGGTGGAGGAGCAG GTGAACAATTTTCTGACCTCACACTGGCGGGATGATGACTTCGTGCCACGCTACTGTGAACACTTTAATAACCTGCAGAAGTCGAGCTCCGAGCTGTTTGGGCCACGGGCAGCCTTCTTGCTGGCCCTGCAGAACGGCTGTGCTGGTGCCTTGCTGAAGCTCTCTTTTCTCAAAGCTGCCCAC GTGAGTGAGCAGTTCGCTCGGCACATTGACCAGAGGATCCAGGGCAGCCGGATTGGGGGTGCCCGGGGAATGGAGATGCTGGCGCAACTGCAGCGATGCCTGGAAACTGTCCTGGTTTTCTCTGGCCTGGAGATAGCCACCACCTTTGAGTATTACTACCA ACACTACATGGCGGACCGTCTCCTGGGCGTGGGCTCGAGCTGGCTGGAGGGGGCCGTGCTGGAGCAGATCGGCCTCTGCTTCCCCAACCGCCTCCCCCAGCAGATGTTGCGGAGTCTGAGCACCTCCGAGGAGCTGCAGCGCCAGTTCCACGTCTACCAGCTCCAGCGGCTCGACCAGGAACTCCTGAAGctggaggacacagagaaaaagatGCAG GGGGGCCATGGGGCCAGTGGCAAGGAGTATGAGAGAGAGAAcgaagaggaagctgaggaagctggggcagcggcagcagcagcagataaagcagaggtggaggaggaggaggagaatgaggacCTCTACTATGAAGGGGCAATGCCAGAAGTGTCTGTGCTAGTCCTGTCACCACGCTGCTGGCCCATTGCCTCCATCTGCCACACGCTGAACCCCAAAATCTGCCTGCCTTCCTACCTGAGGGGCACTTTGAACCGATACTCCAACTTCTACAACAAGA GTCAGAGCTACCCTGTCGTAGAGCGGGGCCCACAGAGGCGACTGCAGTGGACGTGGCTGGGCCGGGCTGAGCTGCAGTTTGGAGACCAGACCCTGCATGTGTCCACCGTGCAGATGTGGCTGCTGCTGTACCTCAACGACCTGAAG gAGGTCTCTGTGGAAAGTCTGCTGGCTCTCTCAGGGCTTTCTCAAGACATGCTGAATCAGGCAATTGGGCCTCTTACCTCTTTAAGAGGCCCCCTAGACCTTCACGAGCAAAAGGACGTCCCAGGAG GGGTACTCAAGATTCGAGATGCCAGTGAGGAGCCCAGGCCAAGGAGGGGCAATGTGTGGCTCATCCCACCTCAGACATACCTGAAAGCTGAGGATGAAGAGGGCCGGAACCTGGAGAAGAGACGGAACCTTCTGAACTGCCTCATTGTCCGAATCCTCAAGGCCCATGGGGACGAGGGGCTGCACATTGACCAGCttgtctgtctg GTGCTGGAGGCTTGGCAGAAGGGCCCATGTCCTCCCAGGGGTTTGGTCAGCAGCCTTGGCAGGGGGTCTGCCTGCAGCAGCACCGATGTCCTCTCCTGCATCCTACATCTCCTGGGCAAGGGCACAGTGAGACGCCATGATGACCGGCCCCAGACACTGTCCTATGCAGTCCCTGTGACAGTGATGGAGCCTCACACCGAGTCCCTGAACCCAGGCTCCTCGGGCCCCAATCCACCCCTCACCTTCCACACCCTGCAGATTCGCTCGCGGGGTGTGCCCTATGCCTCCTGCACTGGCACCCAGAGCTTCTCTACCTTCCGGTAG